AATCCTGACACCAACATCACTGACGTGAACCACAATTGTGGACCAGTTTCCTTCTTTACATGCTCCTGCCAGTGCCAAACTGATTCCCAAGGTGCTTGGCTCCCATGAATTCAGGATTCAATTCTGGTACTAGGAAGATCAACCCTAGGTCAGCCTTCCTAAAAACATCAGCAGCAAGCAATCTCCAAAAAGACATACAAATGACCAATGGTCCACGAAAAATAGTTCAATATCACTAATCTTTAAGAAAATActaatcagccgggcggtggtggtgcacgcctttaatcccagcacttgggaggcagaggcaggcggatctctgtgagttcgggaccagcctggtctacaagagctagttccaggacaggctccaaaaccacagagaaaccctgtctccaaaaaaaaaaaaaaaaaaagaaagaaaatactaatcaaaaccacaatgaggTGTTACCTTGCAGCTGTTAGAAAGAAAGGTGAATGCCAGATATTTGAAAGATCAGAACTATTGGTTCAGATTTTAAGGGAAAGTAAACTCTTGTACACTGCTAGTCAGAATACAAATTACTATGACCATTataaaaaagagaatatatattccaaaaaaaatgtaaaaaggaagCTACTATGTAATCTATAATTTCTACtcctgggtatatatccaaaggaaataaaattaatgtatCAAAAAGGTATCTTTATACCATGTTTATTGCAACATTGTTTATAGTAGCTAAGATACAGAATCTATTGAACTGTATATGTGCAAAACCAATGTGGAATATTATGTGTGAAAAAGGTTGAAATCCTCTCATTGATCACACCGTGGTTGAAACTGGAGGACTTCATGGGAAGTGAAAAGCAAATATTGAATAGTTTCATTTACATGTAGATTATAAAAAAATTTGAACTCATAGACATGGAGTAGAGCAATACTTGATGAGGCCtagaaggcagaagaaacaagTAAATGGTAGTTTCAGTTCTGTGGAATGCAAAAGTTCTGGAGATATAAAGCATAGCATTATGTATATACTATAAATATGAAACACATAGAAGAGAGCTTAATGATGTCAGGCAATGGCCATGTTGATTAGCTTGATTTGATAAATTAAGTTGTTCATGccaaaaatatattacattttatatctgtacctatctattttttatttttaatgtaacagCTACTTTCTGTTGCTAATAATTGGATATCCAAGTGCTGTAATGGGAGAAAGcacatttattttggctcaatAGTCTATTTCAAAGTCAAGGGGCTACTTCTGGTGATGACAGGACTGTTGGCAGCATCCCAGCATTCAGTGCCACAGAACCAGAGATAAAGAAAATAGATCTACATACGCTTAAATTTTCTGTGCTCTCATCCCCCTCTAATAAAAACAGCAGAGTTCAATCATGCACTCTGCCCTGATATATTTAGTTCATCTTTAATCATCACCTGATAACATCAACTCTAAACACCACATTTGGATTGTTTATACCTCTCCATACTTAACAATTGAGATGAATTTTTAACAGTCTATACTAGCATCTACTGTCATTTGttatgtttgttgtttgttttgtggatcTTATTCTGATTGAACAAGATGAAATTTCATAGTAGTATTAATGTACATTTCCTGACTAAGcagattaaacattttaaaatctgtttgccAGTCATTTGTATTGCATCATCTGAGAACTCTGGTCAGTTCCATAAATGGTTTTTCATCAAGGTTTTTTTTTGGAAGGTTaaatttttgtgttctttctatATTCTAGATACTAGCCTTTTCTTCTCAGTATTGATGATAAATACTTTTTCCCTTCTGTGGACTTTTCTTCACTCAAATGATGTTGGTCTTAATGACTGCGTTGCCCAaatcctgttcagaaagtcctttcctgtaGCAATGAATTGAACCgtatgtctactttatcttttatcagatTACAGGTATCAGTGCTTAttttgaggtccttgatccatttggagttgagagTTGTACAGGATCATAGATAAGAAtcaaatttcattcttttatatgtaGCTATCAAGATTGACAAGCACCATTTGTGGAAAAGGCTACATTTTTGTTCCAATAAGAAAGTGTGTGGTTACTCCCATGATGTCTAAGACACTATTGCACCAATAGACATACATTTCCAGACTACTCATTATTGTGGCTGAAAGGGTTCACAACTGGGTAACATCAAGGATTGCTGgtatctttatcaaaaatcagggaGCTGTAAGAGTGTGAGTTTCTGGGTATTCAACTTTATTCCATTGGTTAGCAtagtggtttaaaagaaaatggtccccaaagagaGCTGCACTATTACTGGGTAtgatattggagtaggtgtgtcctaGTTGGAAGAAGTATATCACTCTcatggtgggctttgaggtctcctattcTTAATCTATGTCCAGTGTTACAGTtaccttcctgttgcctgtagatcaagacatagaactctcagttccttctccagcaccatgtatgcctgcatgtcaccatgtcccaccatgatgataatgaactaaacctctgaaaatgtgagccaccccaattaaatgttttccattataagagtttctgaggccatggtgtctcttcatagtaatagaaaccctaatacagaagttGGTATCAGTGACTAGGGTAATGCTCTGATAGTCCTGATGACTATGTATTTATCTGGAGAAATTTGGATTTTGGTACTTTtagttaggaaagcagtggaatgatTTAAGCATTTtctaatgggccatactagttgGAACATGGCAGATTTGAACTGTGGGGACTAGATCAAGATGTTTCAGAGGAGTAgtattttagtatgttgcctaaaGATCATTCCTGTAATATTTTTGTGAAGAATGTGACTGATTTTTGCTTTTACCCAAAGAATCAGCCTGAGGttaaagtgaagagatttggattaaCTCTGTAGGCAGAGCAAATTTCAAAGCAGCTTAGAatactctgttgtgtggttagtAATGTTAGTTCTTATgaagatatataatgaaaaggagaaagctgagtaaggaaaaataaaaaatgtgcaaTTTAAGGAGAAATAGAGCAACTGGGAGTGGGATGGAGCTAAGTTCTGTgttcaaagagataaacagattaagaaatggaataaaagtaGTGATAACCTCAGGACAACATTCTAGTAGCAACACCCAACTTCTGaaagggaattaaaaaaaaaacaaaccttagaTCTGAGTGTAGtattacatgcctttaatcccagtactccagaagcagaggcaggaagatctctgagatcgaggccaacctggtctacagatggagattcaggacagccaagcttaggcaatGAAGGAAACCATTGAAAGCAGAAGCTggtaaagatgtaattgaatgagagGGCCATGTTACAGCCTCAGAAAGtggcagaacttggcagctttggttaaatagtttttttctttagagtAAAGTTTAGAAGAGGGGGTTATGGGATCTTCCTCTTCTACTAAGGAAAGCTTCTGAGGCCAAGCacgtgtcaggggtgtccctgaatgaagACCTAGAAAGGGCATTCCATGAagttgtgaagttgaagcctggattgccttacagaccccaagatgttggaatGGCCAGAGTTATGGAATGGCTGTCAAGGAAAATTTCTAAGAGGGAATGAGAAcagccaaagagaaaaaaagtatgtcgcagtcaacaaagctgaaaggagctggagatctgaGGAGTACTTTGACACCAGACATGGAGattcagagtttggagtttgcccagctggatTTTGATCTTTCTTTGGTCCTCACAAAGCttccttccctatgttttggagtggtaatgtatattctgtgccattatatgttggaagtatatgatctgctttttgattttaattttataggggATTTCAGTTCAGAGATTGCATGAATcaaagaagagactttgaacttcaaACTTTTAAGTAAGTTTGAGATTGGTATAGCcaatggagacttttgaagttggactgaatgcatttttgcattacagtatggctacaagcctttgggagccagggagtggaatgtggtagtttgaaagaaaatggccctcaaagggagtAGTACTATTAGGaggctggagtaggtgtggtcttgctggataAAGTGTGCCACTGTTGGGGGGAGCTCTGAGGTCTCTTATGCTTAAGTTGCATCTAGTGTTCTAGTTCATTTCGTGTTTCCAGTGAGtcaagatggagaactctcagctctttctctagCACTGTCTCCATGCCACCATGattcaccatgatgataatgcactaaacctctgaaattgtaagccagttcaattaaatattttcttttataagaattgtcatggtcatggtatctcttcctagcaatataaaccctaacaAAGATAGTCAGTGAGTCTTATTTTACATAAGtgccatgttgtttttattactatagctctgtagtgtAACTTGAAATGTCAGACAGTGAAACTGACTACAGCTTGTTGGCATtgttttggatgtcttggatctTTTGCATTTCTATGTGAAATTTAAGATTTTTCCTCAATTTCAGTGGAGAATTGTactggaattttgatagggattacattgaatctatagactgcttttAGCAGGGTGGCCATTTTCACACTATTAATCCTGTGAGCAACAGACATCTTCCCATCTTCTGGTATCTTTTTCATGCCTTTCATCTGTATCACTAAATTTTCATTGTACAAAGCTTTCAATTTTTCCCAAGGTGCTGTTTGGGCTCTTGCAAATATACTGTTTACTTAATCTCTTTCTCAGTatctttgtcatttgtatatagaagtcTCCTGATTTTTCTGCattaattttgtattctgttaCCTTCCTTAATTCATTTATCAGCTTTAGGATATTTCTGATGGATTTTTTAGGGTCTTTTGTTGGAGTAGGGCCCGCTTGTTCATTGCTGTCTGCTCAGCAGTGCCTAAAATCttttatgtaaagaaaaatatcatctaaaaataatgatacttttatttctttaaagaaagacatttctttaataaaagcCGAGTGCCAGAAATTGATTCTCTCTTTTAGATTTGTTCATCAGTGAGGTCCAATAAACTCCCGAACCATACAGGCTATTTCTAATGCTATTGGTTATCATCCAGAATTTGTCAGTAAGAACCTTTCGCAGAAGATATCAAATATTTGAgtcacagaacacacacatatcaagGTGTTACTTACCTGGAAGCTTCATCTCTACTTGCTTTTATATTGTTGGAAGTTGCTATGCAtgctactggaggagaaaagtaaccaTCAGTCTTATCCAGCATACAACTTGCAAGCCACAATAATATCAGACTGGAAATATATGCCTATCAGTGTATCATAGACATCATGAGAGTAATCAAACACTTTCTAACTGGATTTAAGTAAGTCCTGCTTGACAAGATGAAAGCCATACCTGGCACCATTGTCTGTTCAAGATACTATGGATAGACAGGCCCTAGGAGAGAACAAAATACTAATATTCTGTTAAATGGATGTAATATTAAACCAGTTCCTAATGACTTATAACTATATATTAAGATACCACTCAACTATCATCACAAAATCTTCTGTTTGTAGTATATGATGGCAAGGTGCAGAAAATAAGATAATGTAGGAAGTTCATTCctaaaggtacacacacacacacacacatacacacacacacacacacacacacacacacacacacacatatatatattaccattctCCAAAAGTACAGGGATGTGTTTCAGAATAGAGGTTGGGGAAAGTGTAAGAGCCTAAGATGGTTAACTACAGAAAACTGCTGGATACAACAGAAAATCagcacatacaaactcacagagtttataatagcatgcacaagacccatGCATGCTCAAGTAAGAACAAATCTCAGAATGAAGAAGGGAGTTGGACATAAAATACAACACTAGCCAAGAAGCTATTGGCAACTCTcagctgctgggaaaggaaaggTCAGATTTCTCTAAAAGTGAAACCCCTGATAAGTCGATTGCATTCCAAGAATATTTGGGAAGCATAAATTGGCCTAAATGTGAGAATAAAATGATACGAATTTGATTTGGGTGTTGAAGGAAAGAATGGATCTGAGAAGAGTTGGCAGAGAGCAAAACTaactgtatgaaattttcaaagaactaatgaaaaacaaataaatatctaTAATGATATTCTCCATCATTTACCCTACCTTTTAAAGATGAGTTTGATGAAAATTAGATTGCTAtagcctcaaaaaacaaaaagaataacaaCCATTGCTTAAAACTTTTAACTGGCTAATAGGtgtgttttaaatttcttaatcTGATTGGTAGCATTAATGAATCCTTCATGTGTTGTACTGACTGCttatctttccttctctcttgatTAGCCTCTTAAAAAGACAATATTCTCCCCATTGTAGATCCCAaggttaaaaacattttaaaaaacactacAAGCATTTCTTGTTTCCTCTGAAATTGTAGGACATATGATTAAAACTCAAAGTGCTTTGGGTTGAAGCACAAAAAGACATTTTCAGaagttttaagagaaaaattgGTCAGAAATCCAGTGTAAATAAGTAGAAATCCAGTTCAAATGGATAATCATAATCAGTATCTTTTCATACTTGTAACACTCATCAAAATATCAATTTGAAATATTAATGACTGTACTTTATAAAAGAATTCAATGCTACTGATTAGAccactaataaatatttatttactactGTAAGAGgttatttcttatatttaaagACCTACCAAGGAGTTATTTAGAAATATTCAAAGTTCAAGTTTCTAGATTTTATAAAACTCAGATAGCAAGGGCAAATTAGGAGTGTAACGTCACTAAGCTAATTACTACTGAAGTCTAGATGAGAGTCTCTAATGATAGCCAACTAGCTATCTCAAGTTTGATTTTCTAGAGATTGTGTTTGCCTCAAAAATTTAATGAATTCAAATACTTTGCTTTGAGTTAAAATTAAATGTGTACATCAGTGGTCTTCCACTTCAGTGTTTCTAGTGTGTCTAGTATCAGGAGGCTCAAGAGACATTTAACAGAATGTCAGTTTCTACATTAGGCTGGCAAGGTAAAATTGGGCTTAATCTTGCATTTAAATGATCTCTATAGTCTATTCTCCCTTTAACCTTACTTCCaaataacaaacacaaacactTGTCTGTGATTAACTTGATTCTGATTTTTATGaatgccttccttccttcaatgtttattttatttttctcttattcaaagtcttgttttaaagaataattttttgtATGATGTGGTAGCCAATTTATTTTTACCCTAAGATAAAATGTCTACATGCTTAAATTCAAATTtcctggcattttttttcctgcctggattgttgagttttttgggttttttaatttttttttcagtgtctatTGCAACAACAGAACCTGCCTACGTTCTCTTCATTTTTTCTGCTTAAATCTGGATAACAAGTGAGTACAGTCTTGGCCATCATTCATTTCATGCCTTATTTTCATTGATTAGCGAGCTGAATTATCTATAATAGCCTATCACCAGCTTATTTATCTTTAATAATGTTCTTATTCTAAAAACCTAACTTGGCCAGCATTTGGTTTCAACAGTTTTTCACCAGCTGCATCAAATAGCATTCAGTCAAAAGTGAATGCACGGCAGAAAGTCGGTGTCTTTCCTGGGATGGTAGAAGAGTGCAATGGACAATGAATAATGTAGATGAGTCTTCATTTGTTTAGTGCTCACACTGTTAGAACTAGACACTGATAACATTTGCCCAAAACTATGATTATGCTGAAGGATAGTGAGTCTCATGCTTCTAGGTGATAGGAATTTCATTTAATATTGAAAAAATCATTTGTTCACATGGCACTTGTATTCTAAGGATAAAAAGCGAACAAAAACTCAAATAGGAAAGTAAATTAGATTCTACTTTCAAATGTACCCATATCCATAAAGAAAGAGAGTAAGGTTATACTTtgcaaaaatgaaattttatttattcatgatgatgatgatgatgatgatagggAATGAGCCCCGAGCTTTAACTTGCTAAACACAAACTCTAACAttgagccacattcccagtcaATACAATTTTAAATATGTTGGTCAAAGAAGACTTCAtggaaaaattgaaataatgatGAGGGAACTGAGGGATCTAACAACATGGTTGGAAAATAGAAGAGTCCTGAAGAATGATGGAATACTGAGGGTAAACATCTTGGGATCTCAAAGCATCTGACATTAAGTCAAACTGCAAAGACCAAGGAAACTGAACACTTTTATAAGCATAGAAATGTTCTTCACCTGAGATCAAGCAGTTGTCTTCTTATTGCATGAACTAAAGCCACATAGAGTAACAGTTCCCACCTTGAACCAGCTCAAACAGACTTTCTGTTTCCAAAATCAGATGAAAGTCGTTGGGCTAAAATTCTAATCAACATTTTGGTCATTTTTCTTCTCTAGCGATGTTTGCTTAATGGATATTCTGTAATTttaaagtggaaagaaaaaaacatcaaattGGTTGCCTCTTTTTTACAAAACTATTTTTGATCCAAATAAATTCTGTcatttgaacatttaaaaacatgaacacaTAATCACATTTTCAGTGTCTTTCCCTTTTGCTCGCTCTTCCAGACAGATAGGCGTTCTTTACTGGAGAGCAAGAGTAAGAAGGGCACTGATACTGTGATTATTAGATGGGCTTGTGTCTCTGTTTTACTCTGTCCTGAATCTGTTGGCTTTAAGTTATTTAAACAGGTTCTTCTCCGTTTGCCATTGAATCCAGCAGCAGCGTGCCTTTTATGTGTGTACTGACCTTATCCTAGTTTAATATTAGTTTGCTcacctttagttttattttccacATTTCCACATATTTCATGTATTTGTATTAGCTGTCTCAAGCCTTTGGGAGAATTAGGTGGGgaattgtgagaaaaaaaatgaataaatacctaAAATATCCAAAGAGAACACCAGATTGAAAATGAAGATCTGCTTCTGAAAGACCTGCTTTAACATTCTGATTTTTCTCTACTCTTCTCCGCAATTGAAACAAATAATTGCATGAATACATACAAAGAAGACATCTTTTGAAACCCAGATGAAGTCAGGGTCACTATCATCCTTGAGGTATCAAGATccactacagagtaagttcactCCAATATAATACATATAACAGTGACATAGTTTTTCCAAGAAAATAAGAGTAAATTACATAGAATTTTGTCTAGGAAGAAGCCAATAAAGAAGACAAGAGTGTTTGAAGTAACAATGTACCTTGttagcattaaaaatatttcttgttacatttattattttcttcacatAAGATATAATTGAGAGTCTAAATATCTTTAAAgtgatataatttataaaaatcatgATTCATTGTAATCAGAAGATGTATGAATAGGATAGTTtaaataaattaagatataatGTGTCACATATGTTTTTATTGAAACTTAGCTGAGAAAAGCTATTcatcaataaagaaattgctaATGTAGTATCTTCTGATGTCACAAACATACCCTCATAAATGTGAATGTTTGGTGAGCTCTGGGTCAACTCAACCATTCTGCCTTCTATATCTTGTAAACTGCATTTTACTCATTTAAACTTTGTGGAGTGACGAAGCACTTGTGTTATTAAAAAGCATAGTAAGCCATCCATATTCACATGTCCTAAATGGAATCTATAAAAGTAACTGCAACAGAAAGCCTATTGTGATTTTCAAAAAGATCATTCCAAGCGTTTATTAAATGccttattctgtgtgtgtgtaattaccTCATCTGTAAAAATCTCACATACCTCTCTAACATTGGCATTGCCAGATGCAAGAATGGACCACAAGATTCACAATGAAACCCACTTTAAGAGTTTTATTAacagagggaagtgggggaagaggggagtGCACAAGCCTGTCTGAAAGCAACATGGTAAGAGAGGGTAGATCAGGGTGTGTCTGCTTTTTAAAGGCCTACTAGTGCATGCACATAGGGGCTTACATAGCCACAGCACACATAGATTATGTGACCATGATGCATATAGACTAGGCACACACTTTGCCTGAATGTTGATGTCACATGAGTGGTCATGGGACCCAGAAGTTCCCACTTTGGCTAAAAACTCTCTTCCCCTAAGGGGTACAGCACAGGttgacaaaatcaaaaatgagacGGAAGCGACTCCGAACAGACCCGCAGCCACCACGAACAGCAAAGGTCAATATCCAACACAGCCTACCTACCCTGTGCAACCTCCTGGGAATCCAGTATACCCTCAGACCTTACACCTTCCTCAGGCTCCACCCTACACAGACGCTCCGCCGGCGTACTCAGAGCTCTATCGTCCAAGCTTTGTTCATCCAGAGGCTGCCACAGTCCCCACCATGTCAGCTGCGTTTCCTGGCGCCTCTCTGTATCTGCCCATGGCCCAGTCTGTGGCTGTTGGGCCTTTAGGCTCCACTATTCACATGGCTTACTATCCAGTCGGTCCCATCTATCCACCTGGCTCAGTAGTGCTGGTAGAAGGAGGGTATGATGCAGGTGCCAGATTTGGCACTGGCGCTACCGCTGGCAACATTCCTCCTTCACCCCCTGGATGCCCTCCCAACGCTGCTCAGCTTGCAGTCATGCATGGAGCCAACGTCCTTGTGACTTAGCGCAAGGGAAACTTCTTCATGGGTGGCTCAGATGGTGGCTACACCATCTGGTGAAGAACCGTGGCCACGCCTGTGCCGGGAAAGACATCACGTACCTTCAGCACTTCTCACAATGTAACTGCTTTAGTCATATTAACCTCAAGTTGCAGTTTAGACACATGTTTTTGGGGGTGTCTTTCTGGTGTCCAAACTTTGAGGCACTTTTCAAATTTAATAAGGAACCATGTAAGGACAGCAGTCCCTCCCTAGAGCATTTTGAGGTAGGGAGGCATCCATTCTTCAAATGAATGTGAGTGAAGCAGCCCCGAGGCTCTTCCCTAATTCCTTTGGAGTAACACTGTACCATCCTGGTCTTCGCTTCTAGTAATAAAACATCAAATTAGGTTTGGAGGGAACTTTGATCTTCCTAAGAATTAAAGTTGCCAAATTATTCTGATTGGTCTTTAATCTCCTTTAAGTCTTTGATTTATAGTAGTTGTTAAATGAAACGCATTAGctgtctgccttttcctccccaccAGCCCACCCTGTCCTCCGTCTTCCATCAAATCAGTGGTGCAGGACAGAAAGCTGGTCACTCGGCCCTTCTCGCCGTGCACTTGTCCCTCTTGCCATTCTTAACTGTCTTCATAAGGATCCTCTGAAGCCCCCTGTGCCCTGAGCACAGACCCATTTCTCTGGGTTTTGTGTATCTCCAGGAGAAGGTGAGGGGACCTTTAGGACCCACCTCGTAGGCCGTCTCTGCATCACCACGAACCCAGACTTGCTGTGGTGCCAAACCTGGACTTAAACAACAGTTCTCAGTGCAAGCTGTCCcagaaaagtttctttaaaagtgatgggcagagaagaaaacacatgaaaaagCTTGGCTTTAACGCCAAATTAAGGGTGTTTCGGATCAaacttggttttcattttctgagtGTCTGATGCAGCCACTCGGGTTTCCAGGAGTTTTCCTGTGATGGGTTGGTTAGTAGGGTCACGTGAATGCCTCGCTATGAAACGACTTGAGTCCAGTGAGATCTCATTATGATTAATATTTCAGGGATCCttaatattttgatttgtttctgagattggattttattttatcgGACATTTCAGTTCATCTAAATCTTGTGTTCTGTACATGTATTGTTTGACTGTACCATCGACTGTTATGGAAGTTCAGCGTTGTATGTCTCTCTACACTGTGGTGCACTTAACTTGTGGATTTTTTATACTAAAAATGTAGAATAAAGACTATTTTGAAGATTTGAATAAAGTGATGAagttgcattaaaaaaaatgaatgagtcaGAGGAATACTTCTGAAAATGCAATTTAGTGGTGTGGTTTAATGAGCCATGTAAGGTTGTTCTTCTACCCCAACAATAGAGAAACGAGGAGAGGTAGGACCCCAAAAGTCCCTCAGTACCAAGTATGTGGCTCCAGTGTCCAAGATAAAGGACATGGTCAGCTCTGATACTGTGATTTCTACCCGTGGCTTCCTGGTAGAGATGACAGTAGTTGGTAAAAAGAACCCAGGCATCCTCAGGCATCCAAGACCAGACCTAAAAGATTGGTTGGAGAACGCTCTGTGTCTGTTGTCTCCATGCCACAAGGTGCACAGGAACAATCAATTGCCCAATGCCCATCTTGATGACACTTTGGACATCAGGTGCGGGGTGTGATGAATTGTGTCAAGGTATGCCTGGATACTAACAAAcaacataaatttaaaacaaggGTGTTgagtttttcttcctgggaagATTTGAGCTAAAACTGAATGTGATAAACTTGTTCtaaaagggagaaggaggaggaagaagaggtgggaagGAGCAGTGGGAGTGAGAGCAGGTGTGGGAATGAGTGTTTCCAGTAACCACTAGATACTTGCTTAGAACATGGAATGAAAAGTTCTTAGAATGAGATCGTGAAAGCTTGCAGCATGAGTTCTGGCAATATTAAGATAAATATATACTCCAAAGTCAATCTCATATCATTTTACTTTTCCATTGTATCAGTTATATTCATTTAATTCAGCATTGACTGTTTTGAATCTATGAAAAATAGGTCAGGCATATGGTAAAATAGCAAATGTCCAATGTTTCCTTTCAAATATCTTGCATTTgcacacaacaaataaaattatatatatatataatgaaaatatgtatttctcACTATACATATGAAAGCCTCTGAATATCCTAACTGACTATAAACCAAACATTCATATCACACCTCCTCCAAGATTCAGGGAGCAAACATCCCAAAAGAGGGACCAGAAAGAGTGCATGAGTAAGAGGATGGGGATATGTGCTGCCAATAGACATTTGGACATGAACAGTTTTATGTATAATGTCATTAACAATAAATAGTTTTTTGGCATGTAACATAGCACACATGATTTGCAAAGTGTTTTTGTTTAATGCTAGATGCTCTCGGTAAATTCTCAATTTTAGTACTTATGTCTGCTTTACTTAGATTTTCTAATATCTTCTAGTTCTCACTGTATTacttatttacatttttcatgcaatctattttgatcatattccttaTCCTTCCCAGCACCTCTCAGCTTCTCTCCCCAATCCACACAGCTTGCATTACTTATAATAGACACTGACAATACGCTTTTTTGGAGTTACCACCTATATTGCGTTGTATATAAGTTTATAACAAATATAAGcacaaacaatatgtaaaaattaaaaatatataatcatcCACAA
The sequence above is a segment of the Chionomys nivalis chromosome X, mChiNiv1.1, whole genome shotgun sequence genome. Coding sequences within it:
- the LOC130867396 gene encoding DAZ-associated protein 2-like — translated: MSAAFPGASLYLPMAQSVAVGPLGSTIHMAYYPVGPIYPPGSVVLVEGGYDAGARFGTGATAGNIPPSPPGCPPNAAQLAVMHGANVLVT